From a region of the Streptomyces tirandamycinicus genome:
- a CDS encoding NADH-quinone oxidoreductase subunit N, whose protein sequence is MNEMNENPLYLLPEVFLGGSAVLGLLLGAWLPRHRQWLVAALGSTACAAGVAAAGVAAASAPTTAFGGAFAVDPVTATVRIVVLGGTLVVLALSTAPLRREARESEFYVLVQLAALGALMLAGAQDLLLVAAAYLLASVPSYALAGFRKDGPGTEAALKYFVIGALLGVVFLTGITVMFAAGRSTAYARLGGALPEAPAALVGVGLVGVLAGLLFKAGAVPSHFWVPDAVQGSSPPAAALLTTLPKIGALAALYRLLAAPLAGSEVPWPELVAVLATLSMTLGNFGAFFQTDVKRLLAYSAISQVGYLLMPIAAVGAGAQAQPALLYYLAAYALTNLGAFAVVCSLPHARNLDDYRGLLRQHPALTLSLIVCLLGLLGTPPTAVFLGKLEVFTAAIDGGLAWLAVVAAVNTVASLFYYLRWIRPAVSGGEAAPPHQVLRPAAVLACTTATASVVLGVAGGPVLGLMTGALAG, encoded by the coding sequence ATGAACGAGATGAACGAGAACCCGCTGTACCTGCTGCCCGAGGTCTTCCTCGGCGGCTCCGCCGTGCTCGGACTGCTCCTCGGAGCCTGGCTGCCGCGCCACCGCCAGTGGCTTGTCGCCGCCCTCGGCTCCACCGCCTGCGCGGCCGGCGTCGCGGCGGCGGGGGTGGCCGCCGCGAGCGCCCCCACGACGGCCTTCGGCGGGGCCTTCGCCGTCGATCCGGTGACCGCGACCGTCCGGATCGTCGTCCTCGGCGGAACGCTCGTCGTACTGGCCCTGAGCACCGCCCCCTTGCGGAGGGAAGCCCGCGAAAGCGAGTTCTACGTGCTCGTCCAGCTGGCGGCCCTGGGTGCGCTGATGCTCGCCGGCGCCCAGGACCTGCTGCTCGTCGCCGCCGCCTACCTGCTGGCGAGCGTCCCCTCCTACGCGCTGGCCGGATTCCGCAAGGACGGACCCGGTACCGAGGCGGCGCTGAAGTACTTCGTGATCGGAGCGCTGCTCGGCGTCGTCTTCCTCACCGGTATCACCGTGATGTTCGCAGCGGGCAGGAGCACCGCCTACGCCCGACTCGGCGGCGCTCTGCCCGAGGCCCCGGCCGCCCTCGTCGGCGTCGGGCTGGTCGGCGTGCTCGCCGGGCTCCTCTTCAAAGCCGGAGCGGTGCCCAGCCACTTCTGGGTGCCCGACGCCGTCCAGGGCAGCTCGCCACCCGCCGCCGCGCTGCTCACGACCCTCCCCAAGATCGGAGCACTGGCCGCCCTCTACCGCCTGCTCGCCGCACCCCTCGCCGGCAGCGAGGTCCCCTGGCCGGAACTCGTGGCCGTCCTCGCCACCCTCTCCATGACGCTGGGGAACTTCGGTGCCTTCTTCCAGACCGACGTCAAACGACTGCTGGCGTACTCGGCCATCAGCCAGGTCGGCTATCTGCTCATGCCCATCGCCGCCGTCGGCGCGGGCGCCCAGGCCCAGCCCGCTCTGCTCTACTACCTGGCCGCCTACGCCCTGACCAACCTGGGCGCCTTCGCCGTGGTGTGCTCCCTCCCCCACGCGCGGAACCTCGACGACTACCGCGGCCTCCTGCGGCAGCACCCGGCGCTGACCCTCAGTCTGATCGTGTGCCTGCTCGGCCTCCTCGGCACTCCTCCCACAGCCGTGTTCCTCGGCAAGCTCGAAGTCTTCACTGCGGCCATCGACGGGGGACTCGCCTGGCTGGCCGTGGTCGCCGCCGTCAATACGGTGGCGTCTCTCTTCTACTACCTGCGCTGGATCCGGCCCGCCGTGTCGGGCGGTGAAGCTGCTCCGCCCCACCAGGTGCTGCGGCCGGCCGCGGTGCTCGCCTGCACGACCGCCACCGCCTCGGTGGTCCTGGGCGTCGCCGGGGGCCCGGTGCTCGGCCTGATGACCGGTGCCCTCGCCGGCTGA
- a CDS encoding NADH-quinone oxidoreductase subunit J codes for MPENTVFWVLAALAVGGGVMVFRFDSMARATYALLLSLLCVGGMVILLGLDYLGVVIVLMMTIEMAIMAVFMVMYMMNPAGLMPMSMQHNKKGAAVVCTGVFLLMASGIVLAPWPPRAGTADDDPTKALGESLMGPQMLTMMTLGFALFATIVATVLLATHRGRYDRLGDDLRARRADDPVPGGVGR; via the coding sequence ATGCCGGAGAACACGGTCTTCTGGGTCCTCGCCGCCCTCGCGGTGGGCGGCGGGGTCATGGTGTTCCGCTTCGACTCCATGGCCCGGGCGACCTATGCGCTGCTTCTGTCGCTGCTCTGTGTCGGCGGGATGGTCATCCTGCTCGGACTCGACTACCTCGGTGTGGTCATCGTGCTGATGATGACCATCGAGATGGCCATCATGGCCGTCTTCATGGTGATGTACATGATGAACCCGGCAGGGCTCATGCCGATGTCCATGCAGCACAACAAGAAGGGCGCGGCGGTCGTCTGTACGGGGGTCTTTCTGCTGATGGCCTCGGGCATCGTCCTGGCGCCGTGGCCGCCGCGGGCGGGGACGGCGGACGACGACCCGACCAAGGCACTGGGTGAATCCCTGATGGGCCCGCAGATGCTGACGATGATGACGCTGGGCTTCGCCCTGTTCGCCACCATCGTGGCCACCGTGCTGCTGGCCACCCACCGCGGCCGCTACGACCGGCTGGGGGACGATCTGCGGGCACGCCGCGCCGACGACCCGGTACCGGGAGGGGTCGGCCGGTGA
- a CDS encoding Glu/Leu/Phe/Val dehydrogenase dimerization domain-containing protein, with amino-acid sequence MSHSSPLVSLTWTDHVTGRRGHLVIDRLVRGVCSGGLRMRPGCSLAEVAGLARGMTAKEALHYDPEGRYVPLGGAKGGIDCDPRDPEAYGVLVRYLRAMRPYIEHMWTTGEDLGLRQDVIDRAAAEAGLVSTVQAVYPLLDDEATARRRLADAFAADVDGIGLGELVGGCGVAESVLTALERAGTPREGTRVSVQGLGTMGGATARFLSRAGLRIVAVADVRGTIAHPGGLDVEALLAARDSFGTVDRSALRPGDLELPGDAWLSADAEVLVPAAVSYAVDAANQKAIRARWIAEAANMPVVPEAEELLRARGVTVLPDVVVNSGTNAWWWWTLFGDIGADADEAFARTRRSMRPLVDRMLTRAESDGTTPRAAVQAIVADLLPRIAERFGPYAR; translated from the coding sequence GTGTCCCACTCCAGCCCGCTTGTCTCGCTCACCTGGACCGACCATGTCACCGGGCGGCGCGGCCATCTGGTGATCGACCGGCTCGTACGAGGGGTGTGCAGCGGAGGGCTGCGGATGCGCCCGGGCTGCTCCCTGGCCGAGGTCGCGGGCCTGGCCCGGGGCATGACCGCGAAGGAGGCCCTGCACTACGACCCGGAGGGCCGGTACGTGCCGCTCGGTGGCGCGAAGGGCGGGATCGACTGCGATCCGAGGGACCCTGAGGCGTACGGCGTGCTGGTCCGCTACCTGCGGGCGATGCGGCCGTACATCGAGCACATGTGGACCACCGGCGAGGACCTCGGGCTCAGACAGGACGTGATCGACAGGGCCGCTGCCGAAGCCGGGCTGGTCTCGACGGTGCAGGCCGTGTACCCGCTGCTCGACGACGAGGCGACGGCGCGGCGGCGGCTGGCCGACGCCTTCGCCGCCGATGTCGACGGAATCGGGCTCGGCGAACTGGTCGGCGGGTGCGGGGTCGCCGAGTCCGTGCTCACGGCCCTGGAACGCGCGGGCACTCCCCGCGAGGGAACCCGGGTCTCGGTGCAGGGCCTCGGCACGATGGGCGGGGCGACGGCCCGCTTCCTCTCCCGCGCCGGGCTGCGGATCGTGGCCGTGGCCGACGTCCGGGGGACGATCGCCCACCCGGGCGGCCTCGACGTGGAGGCCCTGCTCGCGGCCCGGGACTCCTTCGGGACGGTGGACCGCTCTGCTCTCCGCCCCGGCGACCTCGAACTGCCCGGTGACGCCTGGCTGTCGGCGGACGCGGAGGTCCTGGTGCCCGCCGCGGTCTCGTACGCCGTCGACGCGGCCAACCAGAAAGCGATTCGGGCCCGTTGGATCGCGGAGGCGGCGAACATGCCGGTGGTTCCCGAGGCGGAGGAGCTGCTGCGGGCGCGCGGTGTCACCGTGCTGCCGGACGTCGTCGTGAACTCCGGGACCAACGCCTGGTGGTGGTGGACCCTCTTCGGCGACATCGGCGCGGACGCGGACGAGGCGTTCGCCCGCACCCGGCGGTCCATGCGCCCCCTCGTCGACCGGATGCTCACCCGCGCGGAGTCGGACGGCACCACCCCGCGGGCCGCGGTCCAGGCGATCGTGGCCGACCTGCTGCCGCGGATCGCGGAGCGCTTCGGCCCGTACGCACGGTAG
- a CDS encoding complex I subunit 4 family protein — MLTAIVLLPAAASALLLCLPRRAPRAVCLGVWVAVSAVVLALTLVVWAGYRAGEGIQYETYAQWIPSAGIGYHVGVDGLSLPLLAMTGVLFLACACYAWRETRRVRDFAALFLLLETTCLGLFAALDLILFFVFFDLSIVAMYFIIAGWGHRGAARAALKFFLYTFIGSLALLLGFIGLYLAADPHTFDMVALTRENPLAGRSAYGALVLLAIGVGLAVKTPTVPFHTWLPPAHTEAPAEGSAILAGVLLKMGTYGFLRIAMPMLPQAWRGYALVFVVVGVVSVLYGALVALAQSEFKRMIAYTSVNHMGYIVLAIGAAAAAGTDPADARRLAVTGATFQMVSHGLLTGALFLLAGALYERGRTYDMAAYSGVAARAPVFAALTGVAVFGSLGLPGFSGFIAEFQILTGSLGPRPVATALAVVGILLTAALLLRALQRMFLGPLRLPDSAGDSLAFADVRAHEGVAIVPLLALAVVLGLMPRFVLDVIEPASRGVLELLAR; from the coding sequence GTGCTCACGGCCATCGTCCTGCTGCCCGCGGCCGCGTCCGCCCTGCTGCTGTGCCTGCCGCGGCGCGCACCCCGCGCCGTGTGCCTCGGTGTGTGGGTGGCGGTCTCCGCGGTCGTTCTCGCGCTGACGCTGGTCGTGTGGGCGGGTTACCGTGCCGGGGAGGGCATCCAGTACGAGACGTACGCCCAGTGGATCCCCAGCGCCGGCATCGGCTACCACGTCGGGGTCGACGGGCTGTCGCTGCCGCTGCTGGCGATGACCGGGGTGCTGTTCCTCGCGTGCGCCTGCTACGCCTGGCGCGAGACGCGTCGCGTGCGGGACTTCGCCGCGCTGTTCCTTCTCCTGGAGACCACGTGCCTGGGCCTGTTCGCCGCCCTGGACCTGATCCTCTTCTTCGTCTTCTTCGACCTGTCGATCGTGGCGATGTACTTCATCATCGCCGGCTGGGGTCATCGCGGCGCGGCACGGGCCGCGTTGAAGTTCTTCCTCTACACCTTCATCGGATCGCTCGCCCTGCTGCTGGGGTTCATCGGGCTGTACCTCGCCGCCGATCCGCACACCTTCGACATGGTGGCGCTCACCCGTGAGAACCCGCTTGCGGGACGTTCCGCGTACGGCGCCCTGGTGCTGCTGGCCATCGGCGTGGGGCTGGCCGTGAAGACGCCCACCGTGCCCTTCCACACCTGGCTGCCGCCCGCGCACACCGAAGCCCCGGCCGAGGGGTCGGCCATCCTCGCCGGGGTACTGCTGAAGATGGGCACCTACGGGTTCCTGCGGATCGCCATGCCCATGCTGCCCCAGGCCTGGCGCGGCTACGCCCTCGTCTTCGTCGTCGTCGGCGTGGTCTCCGTGCTCTACGGGGCACTGGTCGCGCTGGCGCAGAGCGAGTTCAAGCGGATGATCGCCTACACCAGCGTCAATCACATGGGCTACATCGTCCTCGCCATCGGCGCCGCCGCGGCAGCCGGTACGGACCCGGCGGACGCCCGCCGCCTGGCCGTGACCGGTGCGACCTTCCAGATGGTCAGTCACGGACTGCTGACCGGGGCTCTGTTCCTGCTCGCCGGTGCCCTCTACGAGCGCGGCCGCACCTACGACATGGCCGCCTACTCCGGCGTCGCCGCCCGGGCGCCGGTGTTCGCGGCACTCACCGGAGTGGCCGTCTTCGGCTCACTCGGACTCCCCGGCTTCTCCGGCTTCATCGCCGAGTTCCAGATCCTGACGGGCAGCCTGGGGCCGCGCCCGGTGGCGACCGCACTGGCCGTCGTCGGCATCCTGCTCACCGCCGCCCTGCTGCTCCGGGCGCTGCAGCGGATGTTCCTCGGACCACTGCGGCTTCCGGACTCCGCAGGTGACTCGCTGGCCTTCGCCGACGTCCGGGCCCATGAAGGCGTGGCCATCGTGCCGCTGCTCGCCCTCGCCGTCGTCCTCGGCCTCATGCCGCGCTTCGTGCTGGACGTCATCGAGCCGGCCTCCCGTGGCGTGCTGGAGCTGCTGGCCCGATGA
- a CDS encoding MBL fold metallo-hydrolase, with amino-acid sequence MTGAGSPHPLRSRLRSLRPVAFGADPAGARMERIRRSPHFADGVFQNPVGARTRPSGSMLEFAQVYFRKESRRRRGPAAPIPLHPTVGEDLARPPVSGLRLTWMGHSSVLAEIDGKRVLFDPVWGRRCSPFAFAGPKRLHPAPLPLAALGPVDVVVISHDHYDHLDLPTIRALASTDTLFAVPLGVGAHLERWGVAESRLRELDWQESAQVDGLRLTATPARHFCGRGLRNQQHTLWASWAVEGPSGHRVYHSGDTGYFPGFRDIGAEYGPFDATMIQIGAYSEYWPEGRTDHTPLPGGWPDIHMTPAQGVQAHLDLQGGTPSGVLLPIHWGTFNLALHAWAEPGEWTRDAAAEAGQAAAFPRPGEPFEPARKLPEDPWWRTVSHPIAHPWRRPGRVGAEAETPSGDLDLAGER; translated from the coding sequence GTGACCGGCGCAGGTTCCCCGCACCCGCTGCGCTCCCGACTGCGATCGCTGCGGCCCGTTGCCTTCGGGGCCGACCCCGCCGGAGCGCGGATGGAGCGGATCCGCCGCTCGCCCCATTTCGCCGACGGGGTGTTCCAGAACCCCGTGGGCGCCCGGACCAGACCGTCCGGATCCATGCTCGAGTTCGCACAGGTCTACTTCCGGAAGGAGTCCCGCCGGCGCCGGGGCCCCGCGGCGCCGATACCCCTGCACCCCACCGTGGGCGAGGACCTCGCGAGGCCCCCTGTCTCGGGGCTGCGGCTCACCTGGATGGGCCACTCCAGCGTGCTCGCCGAGATCGACGGCAAGCGGGTGCTCTTCGACCCGGTCTGGGGCCGGCGCTGCTCACCTTTCGCGTTCGCGGGGCCGAAGCGCCTCCACCCGGCGCCCTTGCCCCTCGCCGCGCTCGGCCCGGTCGACGTGGTCGTCATCTCCCACGACCACTACGACCACCTCGACCTGCCCACGATCCGCGCGCTGGCCTCGACGGACACGCTCTTCGCGGTACCACTGGGCGTGGGGGCGCACCTGGAACGCTGGGGCGTGGCGGAGAGTCGCCTTCGGGAACTGGACTGGCAGGAGTCGGCGCAGGTGGACGGCCTGCGGCTGACCGCCACCCCGGCCCGGCACTTCTGCGGCCGCGGCCTCCGCAACCAGCAGCACACGCTCTGGGCGTCGTGGGCCGTCGAGGGGCCGTCCGGTCACCGCGTCTACCACAGTGGTGACACGGGGTACTTCCCCGGCTTCCGGGACATCGGTGCCGAGTACGGCCCGTTCGACGCGACCATGATCCAGATTGGCGCGTACAGCGAGTACTGGCCCGAGGGCCGCACGGACCATACCCCGCTGCCCGGCGGGTGGCCGGACATCCACATGACGCCTGCCCAGGGCGTGCAGGCCCACCTCGACCTGCAAGGAGGCACCCCGTCCGGCGTGCTTCTGCCGATCCACTGGGGCACCTTCAACCTGGCTCTGCACGCGTGGGCGGAGCCGGGGGAGTGGACGAGGGACGCGGCCGCGGAAGCCGGCCAGGCCGCGGCGTTCCCTCGGCCCGGCGAGCCTTTCGAGCCCGCGCGGAAGCTGCCCGAGGATCCTTGGTGGCGGACCGTGTCCCATCCGATCGCACACCCGTGGCGCCGCCCCGGGCGGGTCGGGGCCGAGGCCGAGACACCCAGTGGCGACCTCGACCTCGCGGGCGAGCGGTGA
- a CDS encoding NADH-quinone oxidoreductase subunit L: MSWVLWALVGLPLVSGVLLCLGGRRADRVAPAAAVFVAAAGIVLAVTAAYAQPRAGAPLFQGAAFGLAVDGLSGLMVVTVTAVAALILLFSTADVGPDQARARFFGMMLLFVGAMLVTVTATTLPSLLMSWEVMGATSWALIGYWWHDPVRGRAAGVAFITTRTADLGLYLAAGASLAGGRSLALAGLDQVARPWLHLVAAGVIAAALGKSAQLPFSFWLSRAMQGPSPVSALLHSATMVVAGAYLLIRTGPLLSASGWGSDVTAWIGVTTAFALGLVAVAQTDLKQLLAASSCAQIGFMVLAAGTGSAVGGTLQLIAHAAAKSLAFLVTGFWLTRLGTKDLSKLRGAARAAPVAGVAFSVAALSLAGVPPLSLWAAKDVLLAGALAHSPALYAAGLAAAAVSAMYSVRALWYVWRPAPPPRPAPDGPAPRRVSAAEGVPFAVLSAAAVVLTVLVLPPVREAVARTLGVNGEAQPLPWEFAVSGLLALSVAAAVWAWGERPGRVARPAVRWAARWLGLEAASRFVLVRPVQRLAEELAGFDDRVLDRGVDGLARGTLRLADVVNRRVETAVDGLVEGTAAASLALGRLARRPQTGQLHQYLAQAVAAFTVLAVVLVLVR; encoded by the coding sequence ATGAGCTGGGTGCTGTGGGCACTGGTCGGCCTCCCGCTGGTGAGCGGCGTGCTGCTGTGCCTCGGGGGACGGCGGGCCGACCGCGTCGCCCCCGCCGCCGCGGTCTTCGTCGCTGCCGCCGGGATCGTCCTCGCCGTCACGGCGGCCTACGCCCAGCCGCGGGCCGGAGCACCGCTGTTCCAGGGAGCGGCGTTCGGTCTCGCGGTGGACGGCCTGTCGGGCCTGATGGTGGTGACCGTCACCGCCGTCGCCGCGCTGATCCTGCTCTTCAGCACGGCGGACGTCGGGCCGGACCAGGCGCGGGCGAGGTTCTTCGGCATGATGCTGCTGTTCGTCGGGGCGATGCTGGTCACCGTCACCGCGACGACCCTGCCCTCCCTGCTGATGAGCTGGGAGGTCATGGGCGCCACCTCGTGGGCGCTGATCGGCTACTGGTGGCACGACCCGGTGCGGGGTCGGGCGGCCGGAGTCGCGTTCATCACCACACGGACCGCGGACCTCGGGCTCTACCTCGCCGCCGGCGCCTCGCTGGCCGGAGGCCGGAGCCTGGCCCTGGCCGGCCTGGACCAGGTCGCCCGGCCGTGGCTGCACCTGGTGGCGGCCGGGGTGATCGCCGCCGCGCTCGGCAAGTCGGCGCAGTTGCCGTTCAGTTTCTGGCTGTCGAGGGCCATGCAGGGTCCCAGCCCCGTCTCGGCTCTGCTGCACTCCGCGACGATGGTCGTCGCCGGTGCCTACCTGCTGATCAGGACGGGGCCGCTGCTGAGCGCGTCGGGCTGGGGCAGCGACGTCACCGCCTGGATCGGTGTGACCACCGCGTTCGCCCTCGGTCTCGTCGCGGTGGCCCAGACCGATCTCAAGCAGCTGCTCGCCGCCTCCAGTTGCGCCCAGATCGGGTTCATGGTGCTCGCGGCCGGCACCGGATCGGCCGTCGGCGGCACTCTGCAGCTCATCGCCCACGCCGCGGCGAAGAGCCTGGCCTTCCTCGTCACCGGCTTCTGGCTCACCCGGCTCGGCACCAAGGACCTGTCGAAGCTGCGCGGAGCGGCCCGCGCGGCGCCGGTGGCCGGGGTGGCGTTCAGCGTCGCCGCGCTGAGCCTGGCCGGTGTACCGCCGCTGTCACTGTGGGCGGCCAAGGACGTGCTGCTGGCCGGGGCGCTCGCCCACTCCCCCGCGCTGTACGCGGCCGGTCTCGCGGCCGCGGCGGTGTCCGCGATGTACAGCGTCAGGGCGCTCTGGTACGTCTGGCGGCCCGCTCCCCCGCCGCGCCCGGCACCCGACGGACCCGCCCCGCGGCGGGTGTCCGCCGCCGAAGGCGTGCCGTTCGCGGTGCTGTCCGCCGCCGCCGTGGTGCTGACCGTCCTGGTGCTGCCGCCGGTACGGGAGGCCGTCGCGCGGACGCTCGGCGTGAACGGCGAAGCGCAGCCCCTTCCGTGGGAGTTCGCGGTCAGCGGCCTGCTGGCTCTGTCCGTCGCCGCCGCCGTCTGGGCATGGGGCGAGCGGCCCGGCCGGGTGGCACGGCCCGCCGTCCGATGGGCTGCCCGCTGGCTCGGTCTGGAGGCCGCGTCCCGCTTCGTCCTCGTACGTCCCGTCCAGCGCCTGGCCGAGGAGCTCGCCGGCTTCGACGACCGGGTCCTCGACCGCGGCGTCGACGGCCTCGCTCGCGGCACGCTGCGTCTCGCCGACGTGGTGAACCGCCGGGTGGAGACGGCGGTGGACGGGCTCGTCGAAGGTACGGCCGCTGCCAGCCTGGCTCTCGGGCGGCTCGCGCGCCGTCCGCAGACCGGGCAGCTGCACCAGTACCTCGCCCAGGCCGTCGCCGCCTTCACCGTTCTCGCCGTCGTACTCGTCCTCGTGAGGTGA
- a CDS encoding NADH-quinone oxidoreductase subunit H, which produces MPEAAPLWAALVLPVALCLAAVAAAAFDAVLGGDARRGGPGVLAAATAPVREGLRLLAQQRRTTPSADVALGRIGLGLVPVAAVLAAAVVPWGGVSVADPVVGIVWFNAMEVLAWAAVWLAGWGPNSALSLIGGYRFLAQGLAYELPHMLALTIAGLGAESLRVSEVVGAQQGLWFVVWMPAAFAVYLLSAPAMSFWGPFGHPLGRDVAGGAAAEYSGVDRLLLLGGRWLLLVATAAFSVPLFLGGGQGPLLPGWAWTLLKTAAVLAALIVVRRMLPVLRMERYMEFAWMVLVPLALLQALFVAIVVLNR; this is translated from the coding sequence ATGCCTGAGGCGGCGCCGCTGTGGGCGGCCCTGGTCCTGCCGGTGGCCCTGTGCCTCGCGGCCGTCGCCGCTGCCGCGTTCGACGCGGTGCTCGGCGGGGACGCCCGGCGCGGCGGTCCCGGTGTGCTCGCCGCGGCGACGGCGCCCGTGCGGGAGGGGCTGCGGCTGCTTGCGCAGCAGCGACGGACCACGCCGTCGGCCGATGTGGCGCTCGGGCGCATCGGCCTCGGCCTGGTGCCGGTGGCCGCGGTCCTGGCCGCGGCGGTGGTGCCGTGGGGAGGTGTGTCGGTGGCCGATCCCGTGGTCGGGATCGTGTGGTTCAACGCGATGGAGGTACTGGCCTGGGCCGCGGTCTGGCTTGCGGGCTGGGGACCGAACTCGGCGCTGTCGCTGATCGGCGGCTACCGCTTCCTCGCGCAGGGGCTCGCGTACGAGTTGCCGCACATGCTCGCGCTGACCATCGCGGGCCTGGGCGCGGAGTCGCTGCGGGTGTCGGAGGTGGTCGGTGCCCAGCAGGGGCTGTGGTTCGTCGTGTGGATGCCGGCCGCGTTCGCCGTCTATCTGCTGAGTGCGCCGGCGATGTCGTTCTGGGGCCCGTTCGGCCATCCGCTGGGCAGGGACGTGGCCGGCGGCGCCGCCGCGGAGTACAGCGGCGTGGACCGTCTTCTTCTGCTCGGCGGCCGATGGCTGCTGCTGGTGGCCACCGCGGCGTTCAGCGTGCCCCTGTTCCTCGGCGGCGGGCAGGGACCGCTGCTGCCGGGCTGGGCGTGGACGCTGCTGAAGACCGCTGCCGTGCTAGCGGCGCTCATCGTGGTGCGGCGGATGCTGCCGGTGCTGCGGATGGAGCGCTACATGGAGTTCGCCTGGATGGTGCTGGTGCCGTTGGCGCTGCTGCAGGCGCTGTTCGTCGCCATCGTCGTACTGAACCGCTAG
- a CDS encoding NADH-quinone oxidoreductase subunit A, whose amino-acid sequence MARVSVWLPVLVLLGLTVAAVAGLYGLSALLAERAAALAPMPFAGGLMPREHAFSRFHVRWYPVTMIFLAFDMEMLFMYPWVRVVREMGPPAVVEMFLFLGILFAAVTYAWREGALRWA is encoded by the coding sequence ATGGCGCGGGTGAGCGTCTGGTTGCCGGTACTCGTCCTGCTGGGGCTGACGGTGGCGGCGGTCGCCGGCCTCTACGGGCTGAGCGCGCTGCTGGCCGAAAGGGCCGCCGCCCTGGCACCGATGCCGTTCGCGGGTGGCCTGATGCCGCGTGAGCACGCCTTCTCCCGCTTCCATGTCAGGTGGTACCCGGTCACCATGATCTTCCTCGCCTTCGACATGGAAATGCTGTTCATGTATCCGTGGGTCAGAGTGGTGCGGGAGATGGGCCCGCCGGCGGTCGTCGAGATGTTCCTCTTCCTGGGCATCCTCTTCGCGGCGGTGACCTACGCCTGGCGCGAGGGCGCACTGCGATGGGCCTGA
- the nuoK gene encoding NADH-quinone oxidoreductase subunit NuoK, translating to MNLELFLLAAAALFGVGLFGALTQQSVVMLMMGLELMLGGVILAAAAVWHYIAPAATDGQVLVVLAVTVMAVEMAIGFAVVTALFRAREVDMTDEAGDLRA from the coding sequence GTGAACCTGGAACTGTTCCTGCTGGCCGCCGCGGCGCTGTTCGGGGTGGGGCTGTTCGGGGCGCTGACCCAGCAGTCCGTCGTGATGCTGATGATGGGTCTGGAGCTCATGCTCGGCGGCGTCATCCTGGCCGCCGCGGCCGTCTGGCACTACATCGCCCCCGCGGCCACGGACGGGCAGGTGCTGGTCGTCCTCGCCGTCACCGTCATGGCGGTGGAGATGGCGATCGGATTCGCGGTGGTCACCGCCCTGTTCCGGGCCCGGGAGGTCGACATGACCGACGAGGCGGGGGACTTGAGAGCATGA